CTGGAATCTTGAGACTTGGCTCAGAATCCCAGTTCACTGACCAACTGGCTGGGTGACCTCGGGAAAGTTATTTACTCTTCCTGAGCCTAAATTTGCTCGAGTATCTAGGGcttaataatagtacctatcttcTTATTGTGAAGCTTCCAGAGCATGTAAGCTCCTGGCATGAGGCTGGGCATGAAGTTGAAGTTTCTTAAATAGTAGCTGTTAACCTTGGTTCTGCCTTTACTGCATCCCAGATGCACTTCCAGAGCCTACCTCTCTGACCCCGCAACCTTGGCGCCAAGATGTGATGGCCACCATGACCCACAGGGCAGAGAGCACTCTCAGGCTCCGGTAGGTGAGGCCAAGGGAGCCATGAAGAGGGACCCCTAGGCCCAGCCTTGTTCTGCAAAGCATTTACTGTAGCTGTGAATCCGCTCAGCCCTTCACAGTAGGAACCAGCTCCGCAGTGGAAAGCACTGGTCCCCCAGCTTCTTCCAGTTCCGGACTTAACACAGCACCTGACTGTAGCTCACTCCGGAGCAGTCACTGCATGTGGGCGAGGAggctgctgtcccctccccatcCAGAGAtctgctgtggggtggggggcaggctctGTGGCCCCGGGGGAAGGATGCTGGCTGGCGGTCTGTCAGCCTCGGTGACAGTGCTGGCCAGGCAGGTTTAATGAGTCTGGACAGTATCAGAGGAAGCGCAGCtcgctgccccaccccctcccccctccttacTGACGGCTGCAGGAACTCAGCCTCTTCCTGGCTAGTTCTCTCAGATAAACCCAGGAGGGCGACAGGCCTCTTGAAGAGAAGGCTAAGGGGCCTTGCTCCTGCCAACAGTGTATTAGGGGACAAGGGGAGTGTCTGTCTCCTCTGGGATCTTTCTAACCTAGGTGTGGTTAACCTTTGACTCTAGGACCTCTGTTTTGAATTGGGTCCCCTTCACCTTGGACAGAACCAGCAGGCAGCTGGAAGAAGTTGTGCAGGTCATTAACATATCGCAAGACTTTCCTACCAGTTGATAAGTACACACTGGCCTTAGCCCCCTGAGCACTCGCTCCCCTCCACTCCCCGGACACCCTGGCCGACATCTATTCTGATTGGCTGCCATCTGTACCCTTTACAGTTGTCCAGTATTTCAAATGCCAGTGACCCTTACAAAGAGGATCAATCTTCTATGATccgagaggtgggggtggggagagggatggggcCAGGCCGCTGAATGGACCACAGCTTCtattgggagagagagattccccaGCCCTTTGATCTGGGCAGCTGGTAGATAATCAGGCCTGACTTTTCCATAAATCGAGCaggcccctctccctgactccatCCCAGCCAGCTGTGACCTTACCAATTACTCACATTGACATCCTATCTCCTTTCTTGCCCCTGAGGTCAAGAGGGGCCACAGGGCCAGAGTGGGACTACCTTGTAAGAGAGGGCTCCTCCAGAGAGGGATCTAGGAAGTCACTATCTTCTGGACTCCTCTGGGGGAGACTGAGGGCTCTTTCTGGGCAAGCCTCAAGTGGGAAAACAGGGGATGAGCTCAAATGGACTCTCCAAAGACAGAAGCTGGGTattctctgcctgtccctgccTACAACATGGCCCAACCCCGGGTACACAGGGTATGCCCAGTCTCCCAAGGAAGCAATGCTCCTAGTTCAGAACTCCCTCCTCTGACACCTGAGCTACGCCTACACTTTGCCTGttttctgcttttgattttttcctgGCTTCTCAGTAATGTTCAATACTTGCTCTCCTTGCCACAGTGCTTGGGGACAGAGGTGAGAGATGGGGTTTCTTTTGGCCCCTGGGTAAGAAGTGGAGCCTAGAGAAAGGTGAGGTAGGACAGACCTCTGAGAGCTGTACTTGTCTGCACAGTGAGCAAAGAGGAGGCCGTgaggggtgccaggctggctcaggCTGTGGGGCTCCCGGGCACAGTCTCACTGCCTTTCTGCAGAGCCTGCTAAAGCCAAGGAAACGCCAAGCGAACTCATCCACTTTCCAGAAGTGGTTGGGCAAGAGCATCCGAGAGGACGAAGGAAGGGGGTTGAAGGAGGAGGTGCAAGTATTTGATCCTGTTCATGTGGGACTGATGCCTACCCCTGATGAGCAAGCCATCCCAGCTGAATGGTTCCCCTTTTAATTCCTGTCTGTGTCTGCATTAGGCACTCAGGGGTGGTCAGTCCATCCAAATGGTGTTCTTTAGATAGGGTTCGCACAGTGAAACGATGTGTTGATGTTTGCTCATTTGACTAACGGTGGTCTTCCTAAGCAAGTTTAGGACGTGCTGAGAGACAGCAGCCTTTCGTTAGTTAAATCAAGAACTAGTTTGAGGCCACAAATAGTCATACTCCCGTGGACACAAACCGATGACTGATCGGTGATAAACATTAGCTGATAACGGTGATACCAACAACGATCACATCTCGAATGCTTATTATGCACCAGGCACTCGGAGGAGCTTTGGACACGTCGTCCATTTATCCTCCTAACAGCCTTATGCAATAGGTGCTCTTCCCCAATTCAGACTTGAGGAATGTGATGGAACAGGAACCAGGGCACATACCGCCATTTGCAGTAGGCAGCAAgctgtgtgtatttaatttttggctgctccctctctgccctccccagttGTCTGATTCtatcttcccctcctctctctccagagcTGCTTTCTGCCCCCCTCACTCCTTTTCCTTGTCCTCAGGATTGCTGTGTTTTGCATGTTCCCAGCCTGAGCTGGCAGTGCCTGGGAGTGGAAGTGCACCTGGGGTCTTCCTATATTGTACAGCTGGGGCAAGGCTGGAGCACGGCCAGGCTGCTGGGGCAGGGGTCCGGCTGTCAGAAGACCCGCCCTCCCTCATTCTGCATCTGCCTCCTGTGCACCTTCCCCTCCTCACCAGGGTGTCTCCATCCTTCACCACCATGTTTCTCCCTCCATAGTGTTTGCAGCTGCCGTTCTGCTGAGCTTGCTAGGTGGAGTAGGGAGAGGTTCAGCCCGAAGCATCTTCTTTTGCTGCTTGGCCGTGGGAAGAATCCTTGGATCTCTTTCCAACTCTTCTCTTGCTCCAGGAAAGTAAATTAGGGATCTTGCTCCTCACCCTCTTTTTCTTGACTTCCCTTTCCCCAGGGAGGGTAGGGAAGGTGTTGGTGCACAGAGTGGGGCTAGGGGCCTAAGTTAGCAAACCCTAGGGCACCTGAGGGACTCACTCACGAAGATGGCACCTTATCCCACTATGATCTTCCCAGTGGTTCCTTCCTGGGAGTTCAAGGGTAGCCTTGAGACCCCCCGGGGAGTCCATCTCAAtgtcacctataaaatggagaactGAAGTGGCTTATATATTAAGAGTCTTAGACCAATGGCTTTGTGATTGAGTCAGGATGGGGACGATGGCCATGAGTAAGCCAAGGGTTGGGGGTGTGGCAGACAGGAAGGCCAGTGGATGGGAAAGATTGTGTTTTCCTCAGGTGCTGGGGACGGGAATGTCTTACCTCTCCCCCTGCTGcctgcatgcatatgtgtgtaggGGCTATTCctgaagagacagaaagggggagGCAGTTGAAAAGGGGCAAGGGAAGCTTCTCTTAGCACCAAGGTGGGAGTTGGGAGTCAGGGGCACAGAATAAGAGATAAGCAAATCAGTGTCATGAAAAAGCTCTGGAATCACGAGAAGAGGCTCAGACTGGTGCTTCAATCTGGATTCTAGTGGTAGCTCTGCCgatttgtgaccttggacaagtcactttgcTTCTCTGTAGAGCCTCGGTGTTTTCATGGGGCAAAAAGAGGATTCATTTATTCAGGGAATATCTGCTCAGTGCCAACTCTGGGCCAGGTACCATTTTAGGCATGGAGATTCAGATGtgagcaaagcaaacaaaaatctttgTTCTCATCAAGCTTTCTTTCTCATCAGAGGATTGAACTAGAGGGGGCTTCTCCAGGTCCTTCCAGTAGTAAAGTTCTGTGGCTTCTTAAAAACTCTTTTCAGTAGAATCACAGAGTGATGAAGGGAAACGAACaaagcagggggcggggtggggggggtgggttaGGGATGGGGGGAAGGGATGAGAGCTGAAAGTGTTGTGTGAGGAGTTTGATGGGGAGGGGAAGGCGAGCAGCTGAGAGGGTGAGCCTTGTATTTCAGACAAGGGTGTCCTAGATGCTGTGAGACTCTGACTGGTATACAGGTCACcggctgtggggaggggaggaggagggctgcaTAATTGTTTCAGACAAACGTTGTTTGCCCACAGACCCCACCAGGCCCACCTCTGGCCCCGATGACCCCTCTCCTGCCAGCCTTGGGAAGCCTTCCGCGCAGCCAGAGTGTGGGCCAGGGTCCTGCATCGTGGGAGAATTGCCTGAACGCGAGGGGCAGCCTCCTGTGGCCCCGAGGGCCCTCTTCTTCCTGACCCTGGAGGCCGACTGGGCAGAGGCCAGAGCTCGCTGGGGGCTGGCCTGGGAGGCCCACGTGTACGGGGTAGGCACGCTCTTCGGCCTAGTGGCCCTGCTGGCGCTGCTGGCCCTAGCCCTTTTGCCCTGGCGCTGCCcgccaggcgccccctgcctggCGCTGCTGGACCTGCTCCTGCTGTCGGCCGGGACCACGCGGGCCTTCCCGCTCTTCTACGACGCCTATGGGCACCGCGACCGGCTGCCCCCGctcgcctggctgctgctgcagGACCTTCCGCTGCCCTGCCTGGCCGCCGGCCTGGGCCTGGCCTGCCTGCTGCTGGCCCGGCCGCGCCCGCCGCGGTGTCCCGCCGGGCTGGCCGCGCTCCtgctcctggggctggggctggcggccgccgccgccctcGGGAGCGCGGCCCACCGCCCGCTGCGGCCCCTGCGGCTCGCCTCCCGCGGACTGCACGCCTTCCTCGCCGCCCTCCTTTCTGGGCTCCTGCTGGCGCTCTCCTGCTGGGGGGGAAGGCGGCGGCGGGCCGGAGCGCCCCTGGGAGGGTCTGGTTTCAAGGGCGCCACCCCTCTGCCGCAGGCGCGCAGCCCCTTCGCCCCGCGCGAGTCCTGGCGGCGCGCGGCCCGCACAGCCCCGGTGGCGGGCACCTTCGGGCTGCTGAGCGGAGCCCTGCAGGGCTACGAAGTGCTGCACGCCCTGGGCTATGGCGGCCAACCTGGCCTGGAGGGACCCTGGCCCTGGTGGGCCTTCCAGCTAGGCCTGCGCTTGGGCGAGGTGGGCGTCGCGCTCCCGTTGGCGCTGCTGGGCCTCTACCCGGCGCTCTGCAGCCCCCGTGTGCCGCCGCGCTGCTGGGCCAAGCTCTTCCGCCTGTCCCCGGGCCACGCGGCCCCGCTGCTGCCCGGGGGCTGGGTCACCGGGCCCCCCGacaaggagcccctgggtggcgccATCGCGCGTGGCGACGCGGAGCTGCTGCAGCTGTGCGCCCTGGCCGGGCCGGGCCCCGACCTCCTACTCCAGGGAGGCGGCTGCCGGGGCTTCGAAGGCGCGGCGGCCAACCCGGCCCCTTCTCCGGCCTCCTCCCCCTGCAGCGATTACACCGTGGATTTCCGCCCGCCCTCCCCAATCAACCTGCGGCGCAGCATTGAGGAGGCCCTCTGCAGCGAGGCCCTGCTCACTCCCGGCCTTTTCCAGGGCCCTGCCTACGGGGAAGCCTTGCCTGGGCTGGGCCTCTACCGCACCGCCTCGTTGGGGGCGAAGACCGGGGCCGGACCCAATGAGAGGTCTGAGGAGGCCCTTGGCTCTCCCGCACCGCAGGAGCTCCCCTCTCCCGGGGCCTGGCCCGCGGGCAGCAGCGCCTCTTCCGGCTCACTGTGCGGACTTTCGAGGGACAGCTCGTCCATGCTGCTATGCTCCAGCCCCGACAGGCCTCCACGCTGTCCGCTGGTCTGCGTCCTCAGTCCCCCGCGGCCCTCGGGAAGCAGCCCTAGCCTCCCGGGCTCAGGCTCTTACCAggccctgtccccaccctcccgCGACTCCCCAGAGCCTACTCTTGAGCTGCAGGCCGCAGAAGCTTTGCTGCAGGAGCAATTCCTGGACGCCTGCCGACAGATCGACGAGCTGAGCATGGGCAGCGACACCATAGACCTGTGAAGAGGCGCCCCCCCTAGGTGCACCAGCCTTCGCCCCCTCCTGGTGCCTGCTCTGCCCGAGACCTGCACACTGTAACCCTTCCTCAATCCTGCCTGGCTCAGATACCTCTCCCCGCTTCCTTCTCCatccaggggtccctgggtgggtGGGTCAGCAGCCAGGCTCTGTTGATTGGGAATTAGTGCCACCTCCTCTGGAGCCCTGGGCTCTGATGCCCTCTGCTGCAATTCTAGGCTGGCAGGGGTCCCACTTTCCTTGGCATTCACCAGCAATAAAGCCCCAAGGTGCTCCACTCCTGACCACCACTCCCCACTCTGGTGCTGAGTGAGAGGGGCTGTCCTCAGAGGACCTCGAGACCGGCTTCAGTCCCCAAACCCACCTCTGCCATACCCAGGAATCCCATTCCTGTATGAGCGAGCCTCCCTGTCCTCCATGTGATCCTTCCCCATAGAAGGGTCCATAGCTCATCTAGGAGACTCTACAGCAGTTGGGTGGGAGGTGAACGCTTTCAGAGTtaatttatcaataaaatattttcagagaaaggTCTGATCTTCTTGGAAAAGCTTAGATGAGGCAACAGCAGCAGCGGTTCCATCAGTTCGGGAAGAGAAGCGGTGTTGGGGTGGGGTGAGTTCATCTCAGACCCCAGTGACCCTCCTTCCTGACTGCAAGTATTGTCCTGTAGCTGGAATGAGTGAGGGTCCTGGGAGTGACCCCTGGAAGGCCGTCTGACTCTCTGGGAAGTGGCTTGTCAGAGATGAAACCGGCCTTGAGAGGTGAGGCGGGAACTCCACGGTCATTGGTGGAAATGTCTGCATTCCTAGGAGCCTGGCTGCAGGTTGTGGTGGACAGCTGGCTAGGGACCAGTTGGTGGTAAAGTCCTTCACGGAAATGATATGTCAAGGGCTGGATCACTTTGATCTGGGATCCCCAGCCATCTCCCTGCCATGTTACAGACGATTTCTGGATTCACAGAGGAAACTACCTGCTCCACCTACCAATAGGGCCTCCTCAAGGCCGGACTCACAAACCCTCTTCCCTGGCACTCATCTCCCACAGGTGCAGATCCTCCCTGAAGAAAGCCTGCCTTTCCCAAACCCCTGCCCCGTCTTACTCACCAAAGCAGAACTCACCGTGCAGAGACCCTGGCCACCAGGCACTCTGTAACCCCTCCCTTGTTCAGAGCATTTGGCTCTGCGCTCTGCAGAGTGCATTTGTCATTTGGCTAAAATGCAGGAAGTTCGGAGTGGCGCCAAAACAGGGTCGTAAGATTAGGTTTGAAAGTGAAAATCTGCCAGTGCTCTGCCAGACGTCTCGCACATCACACGGAAACCTAGAGGGGCATGACATATCAGGCTTGAAGTGGAAAAACAGGAATGGGAGtgttttttcttccaagtctGCCCATCAACTCTTGGGAATCCGAGaaggaaggcgggggggggggggaacccagaAGGAAAACAGGGAGGTCCGGAGGGGTGAGCCCTCACCAGACCAGGTCCACGCACTAGTGGAAGAATTAATGCACTGCTCTCCTTGCGCATGAAGATCTGTCTTGCCTGAGGGGCGTGTCCAGGGTCTGGAACCTCAGAGGAAGGAAGAGTCAGTGATGTTTGGGGAGAGTGAGGGTCATAGTAGGGAAGACAATGAGAAGAGGGTGGGGCAGGCACCGTGGGGGATGGAACACCTAGAGTGGTGTTGACCGTGTCTCCTCCATCACCTGGCTCAACTTGGCTCAGAAATTCTTGCTGCATAGTCACTCtgggctgaggcccagagaactgCCAGCCTCCTAATTACAGGCATTTCTCACTGCTGTCGTAGCCGCCGTAGCGGACCCAGCATCGGAGCTGCTTTGTCTCATGCAAGGAGTGCTTGCTGCTCGGATAAATTGCTGCCTttcttccccacttatgctcccATCTGCCTCTGCTCACACTCAACTCTCGGCCACCTCTTCCTCGCCCTAACGCTTGCCAGCCTGCTCATTCACTCTTACCCACCGGGGGACCCCGGAGTTCATGCACACGCGCTCTGATAGAGCAGTCCTAGCCCACATACCCCCAGTCAGTCTGTtggcctgtctgtctgtctctcccccctccaTACACCCACTCCTTTTCTGTCTGGAGGCTCTGAATGGGGCTGGTGAGACAAGGAGGAGGGATATAGCTCAGTGTTCACGAGCTCCAACTTCTTTGCTTTTCCTCAGCAAGAATGACCTCAGCCCTTCGACTTTGTATAGAGGCCAATACTTTGGTGAGACAACCCTTCCCTTTTGTCCCATGCCTCAGCCCTTACCCAAAGCAGGTTTCCCAGAGGAGCCCAGGTAGATCCTAATGCGTACACCCCTCAGCTTCAGTTCTCAGCAGTGCAGGGGACTGAGAGACAGACTCACCCTTGTTTACTCAatgtctttaaaacattttattgaatgcttacaaCGTGCTAGGGCTGAAGAGACAGAGGTGAACGAGGTGGACACCAGCCCTGAACTTACGAACCTGGAGGCCTTTGGGGGAAGGCAGACATTGAAGAACTAAtcgtaagggcacctgggtggctcagtcggtagggcatgtgactcttgatcttgagattttaagttcaagccccacgttgggtgtagagattacttaaaaataaagtattaaataaaagaGGCAAccatataaataattacaatagcACTAACTACAGCTGTGAGAGGTGCTAAGAACAAGAAGTAAGTGGTATTATATGAAGGTTTGGCTTGCAAGGGGGAAGGGAACCAGAGGGATGGGGCCTGGGAGAGGCTGACTGGGAGAGAGCACAGCCcagtcctttcttccttcctttccggGCTCCTGCACAGTGATGGATGAGAGAGAAGCCAACAATTTATTTCCCCTGGAAGCCACATTGCTGATGTGGTGCAGGGCACCACAATTCCTGCTATTTAATAAAGAACCCTGCGTGTGTCCTGGGTAGATGGATGAGCAAATATTCCTGACTGAAGCACCACGTGGCCTCCCAGATGTGAATGggtaggaggggaggggctgaggttGAGGCTGGAAGCccgagatgggggtgggggggcaggtcgGAAACTGGGTATCTGAAATCGATGTCCTCCTTTGGGGACAGAGAAGTCCTCCGCATTGTGAGTGGCTGCTGCCCCCTGTTGGGCACAGgcacacagttttgttttgttctctaaGGATGGTCTGAGTGAGACAACACTCATTTAAAACAGCACTgtaggggggggcgcctgggtggctcagttggttgggtgccctgggtggctcagtcggttgggtgcccgcttcggcttgagtcatgatcctgcggtggtttgtgggttcgagccccgcgttgagctctgtgctgacagcttggagcctgctttggattctgtgtttctctcttctctgtctctcaaaaataaataaacttaaaaaaaataaaaataaaataataaaacagcacTGTAGGGGTAGCCCAAAGGGATGATGGAACAGCCCTCTAAGGGTTCTTTACCCTGTGTATACTGCAGCCAGCACTGGGAAGGCTTTCCTATAGCTAGAGCCCTGAAGCTTGCAGTTTAGTTTTTGGGGATAGAATTTTGATTTCTAAAGTGGTGAGtgggcagaagaggaggagaaaagaagagggaggaatgTGGAATCCCAAACCAACTTTATTTCAATGACCCACCttatttcttttgtctgtttgtttctgtTCATCCTGGATAGGATGAACCCCACAGccttaaaaatctgttttgtatTTGAGTACTTCGTCTCTTGAGTTACGTGTTTAAAAATAACTGGTGTTTTCTTTTGAGCATACACTATTTACTTGGAGCTGGGGctccataaatcttttttttttaattttttttaatgtttatttatttttgacacagagacagagcatgagcgggagaggggtagagagacagagggagacacagaatccgaagcgggctccaggctctgagctgtcagcacagagcccagtgtggggcttggactcaggaactgtgaaatcatgacctgagctgaagtcggacgcccaaccgactgagccagccaggcgccccatagcttCATAAATCTAAAGTTAagtgttctcccctccccccaccctgccattACCATCAATCAGTCATCCCATCTATCCAAAATGTATTGAAAGCAAATGGGGtttgaagagaaagggaaacttaCTTTTCACTGtactttttgaattttctacCTACCGTATGTTCAGATTATACCACTTAAAAGTAATtgccgaggggtgcctgggtggctctgcggGTTAAGCTAAGCGttcgaatttggctcaggtcatgatctcccagttcatgggttccagccccgcatcaggctttctgctgtcagcgcggagcccactttggatcctctgtctcccctctctgtctgcccctcccccccctctcaaaaataaataaacattaaaaaaataaaataaaataaaaatcattattgaAAAAGTGCATTTTCTCAGCTGGATGTCCTGCAGGGTACTGCAGTCTTGCACACAGGTTGGTTCCTGAACCCAGTGAAATGGCAAATAGTCTCTGCCTTCCAGGTTCTAGGGGCACCCAGATCTCCCACTGGTCAGTAAGATCCCTCAGCCTTGGGTCTGACCCATAAGCTGACCTGAGGGAAGGTCTTCTCCTATCTCTGGGAGGACCTGCCTTCTGGGTCTATGTGTATGTGTTATGTTTGCTTTGGGTATGTTCCCATGTTATCTTGTAGAGTGCATGCTATGATTTAtttgtaaagtttttaaatgaatgtctGTCTACCCCTACTAGGCTCGAttctccatgagagcagggactctctctctctcttttttttttttttagctcaccAATTTTAtccttagtgcctggcacatagtaggagctcagtaaatatttattgaaagaatgatTGTGtgtgatctgtgtgtgtgtgcgctttggcagctatattttgtttatcattGGCACAGGTATAGTTATCTGTTATAGTGTGACAGATGTCTCATATTCTCTGAGAATGAGAATTGTTCAAATAATGTGTTTGATGTGTGCATCTATGTGCATTCTGGTTGCATGTTTTACACATAATCTGGGAGTCTGTGGTGGCACGaaagaaagcatttatttatttatttatttatttttcaacgtttttaatttatttttgggacagagagagacagagcatgaacgggggaggggcagagagagagggagacacagaatcggaaacaggctccaggctccgagccgtcagcccagagcctgacgcggggctcgaactcacggaccgcgagatcgtgacctggctgaagtcggacgctcaaccgactgcgccacccaggcgccccagcatttatttatttttaaatttttaatgtttatttatttttgagggagagagagagcacaagcaggtgaggggcgggacacagaatccaaagcaggctccaggctctgagctgtcagcacagagcccgaagcggggctcaaactcacaaacatgagagatcatgacctgagctgaagtcggatgctcaaccgactgagccacccaggtgcccctaaagaaagtatttattaaatagccAATATATGTAAGGCCTCGAGCAAAAAAACGACTTCCTCTGCCTGCCGTGGTACTTTGGGATCCATAATCCTGGAAGTGAGATTTTAAACTGGGTaggagagggacgcctgggtcgctcagtcggttgagagtcagacttcagctcaggtcatgatctcatggtttgtgagttcgagccccgtgtagggctctgtgctgacagctcagagcctggagcctgcttcctattctgtgtctcctctctctctgccctcccatgctcacactctgtctctctcttaaaaaacaacaacaacaacaacaacaacaacaacaacaacaacaacaacaacaaaataaataaactgggtaGGAGCTAGCGATTCCTGTTCCCTACAGTAGCCCAGGGTGTAGGGGACGGGGCGAAAGTACTGGGACTGGGGGTGGAGACCCGCTCAAGAAGCTCCGCTCCTGGgcggcaccttttttttttttttttttttttttcttcattccgGAAcgttttttctcccttcccaccatgTTTTCCTCCGGACTCTTTTGAATGACGAGCACTTCCGGATCTCCGGGCAGGTTGGCGTGGTCGGCCTGGTAAAGCCGGCTCCTTGACTCGCGTGCGCGGGCCTGGTTTGCTTGTGGTCTCGCGCGCCTTCGTTTCCCAGCCTCATGGCGGGGCTGACCCTATTTGTAGGCCGCCT
This DNA window, taken from Neofelis nebulosa isolate mNeoNeb1 chromosome 4, mNeoNeb1.pri, whole genome shotgun sequence, encodes the following:
- the PRRT4 gene encoding proline-rich transmembrane protein 4 isoform X2 — protein: MAGHGCLGLFCWVLLAVPVGPQPVSSVSGVPLTTLTPPPQSEASMLSLNLGLNFKFHLRGPAAAWGLSVTETQPLSPGPSREPEEEVARGLRTDPIWELLVGSLGNSPPEWGSAEGSSTPWASSQSPESTFPLSGPTDRPTAPYQPGMGTVTWDTALTAMAPPSSPPRLRQSELELKFDMALRAGAAPTLGHRTLPLLPSLRASLAEIAGRLGPFDPTRPTSGPDDPSPASLGKPSAQPECGPGSCIVGELPEREGQPPVAPRALFFLTLEADWAEARARWGLAWEAHVYGVGTLFGLVALLALLALALLPWRCPPGAPCLALLDLLLLSAGTTRAFPLFYDAYGHRDRLPPLAWLLLQDLPLPCLAAGLGLACLLLARPRPPRCPAGLAALLLLGLGLAAAAALGSAAHRPLRPLRLASRGLHAFLAALLSGLLLALSCWGGRRRRAGAPLGGSGFKGATPLPQARSPFAPRESWRRAARTAPVAGTFGLLSGALQGYEVLHALGYGGQPGLEGPWPWWAFQLGLRLGEVGVALPLALLGLYPALCSPRVPPRCWAKLFRLSPGHAAPLLPGGWVTGPPDKEPLGGAIARGDAELLQLCALAGPGPDLLLQGGGCRGFEGAAANPAPSPASSPCSDYTVDFRPPSPINLRRSIEEALCSEALLTPGLFQGPAYGEALPGLGLYRTASLGAKTGAGPNERSEEALGSPAPQELPSPGAWPAGSSASSGSLCGLSRDSSSMLLCSSPDRPPRCPLVCVLSPPRPSGSSPSLPGSGSYQALSPPSRDSPEPTLELQAAEALLQEQFLDACRQIDELSMGSDTIDL
- the PRRT4 gene encoding proline-rich transmembrane protein 4 isoform X1, which gives rise to MAGHGCLGLFCWVLLAVPVGPQPVSSVSGVPLTTLTPPPQSEASMLSLNLGLNFKFHLRGPAAAWGLSVTETQPLSPGPSREPEEEVARGLRTDPIWELLVGSLGNSPPEWGSAEGSSTPWASSQSPESTFPLSGPTDRPTAPYQPGMGTVTWDTALTAMAPPSSPPRLRQSELELKFDMALRAGAAPTLGHRTLPLLPSLRASLAEIAGRLGPFGFFGTTLSPLRNFSSPSPLGPTRSPSSASRVSDSPGFFGTTVSPPPTPLERKLPSSGPLDPAASLRSVTVATASLDPTRPTSGPDDPSPASLGKPSAQPECGPGSCIVGELPEREGQPPVAPRALFFLTLEADWAEARARWGLAWEAHVYGVGTLFGLVALLALLALALLPWRCPPGAPCLALLDLLLLSAGTTRAFPLFYDAYGHRDRLPPLAWLLLQDLPLPCLAAGLGLACLLLARPRPPRCPAGLAALLLLGLGLAAAAALGSAAHRPLRPLRLASRGLHAFLAALLSGLLLALSCWGGRRRRAGAPLGGSGFKGATPLPQARSPFAPRESWRRAARTAPVAGTFGLLSGALQGYEVLHALGYGGQPGLEGPWPWWAFQLGLRLGEVGVALPLALLGLYPALCSPRVPPRCWAKLFRLSPGHAAPLLPGGWVTGPPDKEPLGGAIARGDAELLQLCALAGPGPDLLLQGGGCRGFEGAAANPAPSPASSPCSDYTVDFRPPSPINLRRSIEEALCSEALLTPGLFQGPAYGEALPGLGLYRTASLGAKTGAGPNERSEEALGSPAPQELPSPGAWPAGSSASSGSLCGLSRDSSSMLLCSSPDRPPRCPLVCVLSPPRPSGSSPSLPGSGSYQALSPPSRDSPEPTLELQAAEALLQEQFLDACRQIDELSMGSDTIDL